One window of the Candidatus Sysuiplasma jiujiangense genome contains the following:
- a CDS encoding DNA-directed RNA polymerase subunit D translates to MDIEFREVKDNFIRFVVSDANPQQVNALRRTLLSEVPKMAVNNVEFHLGPIMGEDGTEYESVTPLFDEMIAHRLGLIPLPTYLDEFNFRNECTCKGEGCPSCTVMYSLNKKGPCTVYSGDLEPLGSEKYRVKDEFIPIVKLGPKQAVLVYATAELGTGKQHARFQAVQSPGYRYYPSVKFNYDRLDLDKFDTGCCPVNILEKRASSIVVTDIEKCTLCKACVEAAPRGAVEVTGDESRFVMQFETDGSLTASEALIKSIEILEKKSSDLAEKLSAV, encoded by the coding sequence ATGGATATAGAATTCAGGGAAGTAAAGGACAATTTCATTCGCTTTGTAGTCTCGGATGCGAATCCTCAGCAGGTAAATGCGCTGCGGAGAACGCTTCTCTCAGAAGTGCCGAAAATGGCTGTCAACAATGTGGAGTTTCATCTCGGTCCTATAATGGGTGAAGACGGCACAGAGTACGAGAGTGTCACTCCACTGTTCGATGAAATGATAGCTCACAGACTCGGCCTCATACCTCTTCCAACCTACCTGGATGAGTTCAATTTCAGGAATGAATGCACCTGCAAGGGTGAAGGCTGCCCCAGCTGCACTGTTATGTATTCGCTGAACAAGAAGGGGCCATGCACCGTTTATTCCGGAGATCTGGAACCTCTGGGAAGCGAAAAGTACCGCGTAAAGGATGAATTCATACCAATTGTCAAACTCGGCCCGAAACAGGCAGTCCTGGTTTATGCAACCGCTGAACTTGGTACAGGTAAACAGCATGCGAGGTTTCAGGCAGTCCAGTCGCCCGGTTACAGGTACTATCCGAGCGTCAAGTTCAATTATGACAGGCTGGACCTGGACAAGTTCGATACGGGCTGCTGCCCGGTGAACATACTTGAAAAGCGGGCATCCAGCATCGTTGTTACAGATATCGAAAAGTGCACGCTCTGCAAAGCCTGCGTTGAGGCAGCACCCAGGGGGGCTGTCGAAGTCACCGGCGACGAATCCCGATTTGTCATGCAGTTTGAGACGGACGGCTCACTGACCGCGTCTGAGGCGCTTATCAAATCAATAGAGATACTCGAAAAGAAATCATCGGATCTCGCGGAAAAGCTGAGTGCCGTCTGA